The following coding sequences are from one Pirellulales bacterium window:
- a CDS encoding flagellar biosynthesis anti-sigma factor FlgM, which yields MQIYGPSHVHGPQSVSAPHALRNTAPAAPSVSSSPSDELQLSDVGRLVDAVRDLPDIRADRVAAIKAQIANGTYANDHKLDVAVSRLLDEIA from the coding sequence ATGCAGATCTACGGCCCATCGCACGTTCACGGCCCGCAGTCGGTCAGTGCTCCGCACGCGTTGCGAAACACGGCTCCCGCTGCGCCCTCGGTTTCGAGCTCGCCGAGCGACGAATTACAACTCTCGGACGTCGGCCGGTTGGTCGATGCCGTGCGCGACCTGCCCGATATCCGCGCCGATCGCGTCGCGGCCATCAAGGCGCAGATCGCTAACGGCACCTATGCCAACGATCACAAGCTCGACGTCGCCGTCTCGCGGTTGCTCGACGAGATTGCCTGA
- a CDS encoding transcriptional repressor — MTQVIETPHAEPGRFSLGEVHVSLTPLERFQEFLQSRGKRVTQERRTIVEEVFRNHEHFDADNLLELLNRNVPGHRVSRPTVYRTLTQLVEAGLLRKMTLGGRAVYEHDYGYPQHDHLHCQKCDKLIEFSSDEIKPLRDAVAREHNFRVLGHRLIISGICADCSRPARPSRRLDRI, encoded by the coding sequence ATGACTCAAGTAATCGAAACCCCGCACGCGGAGCCCGGCCGCTTTTCGCTCGGCGAGGTGCACGTCTCGCTGACGCCGCTGGAGCGGTTTCAGGAGTTCCTGCAAAGCCGTGGTAAGCGCGTGACGCAAGAGCGGCGCACGATCGTCGAAGAGGTGTTTCGCAATCACGAGCACTTCGACGCCGACAACCTCCTCGAATTGCTGAACCGCAACGTGCCCGGACATCGGGTCAGCCGCCCGACCGTCTACCGCACGCTGACCCAGTTGGTCGAGGCGGGCCTGTTGCGGAAAATGACCCTCGGCGGCCGCGCCGTCTACGAGCACGACTACGGCTATCCGCAGCACGATCACCTGCACTGCCAAAAGTGCGACAAGTTGATCGAGTTTTCCAGCGACGAGATCAAGCCGCTCCGCGACGCCGTGGCTCGCGAGCATAACTTCCGCGTGCTCGGGCATCGCTTGATCATCAGCGGCATCTGTGCCGACTGCAGCCGGCCCGCACGGCCATCGCGGCGGTTGGACCGGATTTGA
- a CDS encoding acetylxylan esterase: MLAYGSLVPACLAAPPRVLPEGQVPDDRRLQPLVTLNGYFPFAPPESAEAWSKRAVELRRQLLVSQGLWPLPEPTPLRATIHGRVDRPEYTVEKVFFESLPGFFVTGNLYRPKHKTGRRPGVLCPHGHWANGRFYDAGEKQIRQDLVNGAERFELAGRYPLQARCVQLARMGCVVFHYDMIGYADSTQLDHRAGPRESMNSATDWGFFSPQAELRLQSIMGLQTYDSLRALDFLTSLEDVDATRIGVTGASGGGTQTFMLCAIDDRPTAAFPAVMVSTAMQGGCTCENADYLRVRTGNVEIAALTAPRPLGMVAADDWTKEIATKGLPELQKLYAVLGVPDRVMAKPLLHFPHNYNYVSRAVMYSWFNKHLNLGFEDPIVEEDFQPLSIPEMHVWDEAHPKPPAGAAFERMLVRQMAEAADKQLRQSIPRDAESLARYRDVVGGAYHAIVGPLPAPSDVHLEPLGTDAYEGADLHRFLVRNQRNGAALPVIALAAKDWNRERFVFWLSERGKAGLFADDGKPLPAVTRLIAGGSAVVGVDLIGQGEFSADGQPLAVARLVDRQKNGQPGFAGYTFGYNDPLVVQRAHDILTLVASARQVHPEATIDLVAVAGAAPYAALARAISGDQIRRAAIDTEGFRFAALTSIDQPQFLPGAVKYGDLPGLLSLAAPHELWIGGEPQGRDLPEVRAAFEAAGSADQLAAGAGVDAIADWLLR; encoded by the coding sequence ATGCTGGCATATGGGTCGCTGGTGCCGGCGTGCCTGGCCGCGCCGCCGCGGGTGCTGCCCGAGGGCCAGGTGCCCGATGATCGGCGCTTGCAGCCGCTCGTGACGCTCAACGGCTATTTCCCCTTCGCGCCGCCCGAATCGGCCGAGGCCTGGTCGAAACGCGCCGTCGAGCTCCGCCGGCAGTTGCTCGTCTCGCAAGGGTTGTGGCCGCTGCCCGAGCCGACGCCGCTGCGGGCCACGATTCACGGGCGCGTCGACCGCCCCGAATACACCGTTGAAAAGGTCTTCTTCGAAAGCCTCCCCGGCTTCTTCGTGACAGGCAATCTCTATCGGCCCAAGCACAAGACCGGGCGGCGCCCCGGCGTGTTGTGCCCGCATGGACACTGGGCCAATGGGCGCTTTTACGACGCCGGCGAAAAGCAAATCCGCCAGGACCTGGTCAACGGCGCCGAACGGTTCGAATTGGCCGGCCGGTATCCGTTGCAGGCCCGTTGCGTGCAGCTGGCGCGGATGGGTTGTGTCGTCTTTCATTACGACATGATCGGCTATGCCGACAGCACGCAACTCGATCATCGCGCCGGCCCGCGCGAAAGCATGAACTCGGCCACCGATTGGGGCTTTTTCAGCCCGCAGGCCGAATTGCGCTTGCAATCGATCATGGGCCTGCAGACTTACGATTCGCTGCGTGCGCTCGATTTTCTCACGTCGCTCGAGGACGTTGACGCCACGCGGATCGGCGTGACGGGCGCCAGCGGCGGCGGCACGCAAACCTTTATGCTCTGCGCGATCGACGATCGCCCCACAGCGGCCTTTCCGGCGGTGATGGTCTCAACCGCCATGCAAGGCGGCTGCACCTGCGAAAACGCCGACTACCTGCGCGTGCGTACCGGCAACGTCGAGATCGCCGCGCTGACGGCGCCGCGCCCCTTGGGCATGGTCGCGGCCGACGACTGGACCAAGGAGATCGCCACCAAGGGACTGCCCGAGTTGCAAAAGCTGTACGCGGTGCTCGGTGTGCCCGACCGGGTGATGGCGAAACCGCTGCTGCACTTCCCGCACAATTACAACTATGTCAGCCGGGCGGTGATGTATTCCTGGTTCAACAAGCATTTGAACCTGGGGTTTGAAGACCCGATCGTCGAGGAGGATTTTCAGCCGCTGTCGATCCCCGAAATGCACGTCTGGGATGAAGCGCATCCGAAGCCTCCCGCGGGTGCGGCCTTCGAGCGGATGCTCGTGCGGCAGATGGCCGAGGCCGCGGACAAGCAGCTTCGGCAATCGATTCCACGCGACGCCGAGTCGCTGGCCCGGTACCGAGATGTCGTGGGCGGGGCCTATCATGCGATCGTTGGGCCGCTGCCGGCGCCCTCCGACGTGCACCTGGAACCGCTCGGCACCGACGCTTACGAAGGAGCAGACCTGCATCGCTTCCTGGTGCGTAACCAGCGCAACGGTGCCGCGCTACCGGTGATCGCCCTGGCAGCCAAGGACTGGAACCGCGAGCGCTTCGTGTTCTGGCTGAGCGAGCGTGGCAAGGCCGGCCTGTTTGCCGACGACGGCAAACCGCTGCCGGCGGTCACCCGGCTGATCGCGGGCGGAAGCGCGGTGGTCGGCGTCGACCTGATCGGCCAAGGCGAGTTCTCGGCCGACGGCCAACCGCTCGCCGTCGCGCGGCTGGTGGATCGGCAGAAGAATGGACAGCCTGGATTCGCCGGCTATACGTTCGGCTATAACGACCCGTTGGTGGTCCAACGCGCGCACGACATCTTGACCCTCGTGGCTAGCGCGCGGCAGGTGCATCCCGAGGCGACGATCGACCTGGTGGCCGTCGCAGGTGCCGCGCCCTATGCGGCGCTGGCCCGGGCCATCTCTGGCGATCAGATTCGCCGCGCGGCGATCGATACGGAAGGCTTTCGATTTGCCGCGCTGACGTCGATCGATCAACCCCAGTTTCTGCCCGGGGCAGTCAAGTACGGCGATCTGCCGGGACTTTTGTCGCTGGCGGCGCCGCACGAGCTTTGGATCGGCGGTGAACCGCAGGGCCGTGACTTGCCCGAGGTCCGGGCCGCGTTTGAGGCTGCCGGCAGCGCAGATCAGCTCGCCGCCGGGGCAGGAGTCGACGCCATTGCCGACTGGTTGTTGCGCTGA
- a CDS encoding EF-hand domain-containing protein, giving the protein MAFIRTLSAMIVLAWLGAPALADEPGDGAPPQNPPAQPGEDPAALFAEMDTNQDGFVSRDEIPEAKRRLFRRLMTQGDKDGDERLSKDEFVAGLESNRPDRPLPDAQAMRERRRQAGGPPGEGQPGRPDPGQLFTLADANGDGVVTEDELPEERRGMFAMLVQRGDRDGDGAMSRDEFLTAMRELRPGGPPSGDGPPGRPDGPSGDPLGRRLMEALDSDGDHALSSSELAAAGEALKKLDLDGDGAVSEQELHGPPGRPGRPGAGDGPPGIEQLVARIMQTDSDGDGLISESECPPRLQQAFGRLDANGDGGLDETELKNGAQAIARFMQKKGKDAKPPVKKKKKPAGDTSN; this is encoded by the coding sequence ATGGCGTTCATCCGCACCCTTTCTGCCATGATCGTGCTGGCCTGGCTGGGGGCCCCTGCCCTGGCCGATGAGCCGGGCGACGGCGCGCCACCCCAGAATCCACCGGCGCAGCCGGGCGAGGATCCGGCCGCGCTGTTCGCCGAAATGGACACCAATCAAGACGGTTTCGTTTCGCGCGACGAGATTCCCGAGGCCAAGCGGCGGTTGTTTCGCCGCCTGATGACGCAAGGCGACAAGGACGGCGACGAACGCTTGAGTAAGGACGAATTTGTCGCCGGGCTCGAATCGAACCGGCCCGATCGCCCCTTGCCCGACGCCCAGGCCATGCGCGAGCGGCGCCGCCAGGCCGGTGGGCCCCCGGGTGAAGGACAACCGGGGCGCCCCGATCCCGGTCAGCTATTCACATTGGCCGACGCCAACGGCGACGGAGTCGTGACCGAAGACGAACTGCCCGAAGAGCGTCGTGGAATGTTTGCCATGTTGGTGCAGCGCGGCGACCGCGACGGCGACGGCGCGATGAGCCGCGACGAGTTCCTGACGGCGATGCGCGAACTGCGGCCCGGTGGCCCGCCGTCGGGCGACGGTCCGCCGGGACGTCCGGATGGCCCTTCGGGCGATCCCTTGGGCCGCCGGTTGATGGAGGCCCTCGATAGCGACGGCGACCACGCGCTGTCATCGTCGGAGCTTGCCGCCGCCGGCGAAGCGCTGAAGAAGCTCGATCTGGATGGCGATGGAGCAGTCAGCGAACAGGAGCTGCACGGACCGCCAGGCAGACCCGGCCGCCCGGGCGCGGGCGACGGTCCCCCGGGGATCGAGCAGCTCGTGGCGCGGATCATGCAAACCGATAGCGATGGCGACGGCCTGATCTCGGAGAGCGAGTGCCCGCCGCGGCTGCAGCAGGCCTTTGGCCGGCTCGACGCCAACGGCGACGGAGGACTTGACGAAACCGAACTGAAGAACGGTGCCCAGGCGATTGCCCGCTTCATGCAAAAGAAGGGCAAGGACGCCAAGCCGCCGGTCAAGAAGAAAAAGAAGCCGGCCGGCGACACGTCAAATTGA
- the purB gene encoding adenylosuccinate lyase has protein sequence MSLDQYQNPLNERYASSAMSALWSPRRKFTTWRRCWVALAEAEAELGLPISAAQLEQLRRHVDTVDFDAAERYERKLRHDVMAHVHAYGDDCPEARGVIHWGATSCYVTDNTDLILIRESLGLVRRRLVQVIDRLAQFAAEQRGLACLGFTHFQPAQPTTVGKRACLWAYDLVQDLVEVEHRLEQLRLRGVKGTTGTQASFLELFGGDHAKVRELERRVAAKLGFADAYPVTGQTYSRKVDTQIINTLSGIAQSAHKAATDLRLLQGRKELEEPFEKHQIGSSAMAYKRNPMRAERICALARFVMSLDASAAATAATQWLERTLDDSANRRLTLPQAFLGIDALLLLYANVSDDLVVYPRVIARNLAAELPFMATENVLMAAVARGGDRQDLHERIRQHSLEAGRVVKEHGGENDLIARLQGDAAFAGIDWNQALDPARFVGRAPQQVDEFIAEEIAPIRKRYADDLAAGEDAEIRV, from the coding sequence ATGTCCTTGGACCAATATCAAAACCCTCTCAACGAGCGTTATGCCTCGTCGGCGATGAGCGCCCTTTGGAGCCCGCGCCGTAAGTTCACCACCTGGCGCCGCTGCTGGGTGGCGCTGGCCGAAGCCGAGGCCGAGCTGGGGTTGCCGATCAGCGCCGCGCAGCTCGAGCAGTTGCGGAGGCACGTCGACACGGTCGACTTCGACGCGGCCGAGCGCTACGAGCGGAAATTGCGTCACGACGTGATGGCGCACGTGCACGCCTATGGCGACGACTGTCCCGAGGCCCGCGGCGTGATTCACTGGGGCGCGACGAGCTGCTACGTCACCGACAACACCGATCTGATCCTGATCCGCGAATCGCTCGGCCTGGTGCGGCGGCGCCTCGTCCAGGTCATCGACCGTCTGGCGCAGTTTGCCGCGGAGCAGCGCGGGCTCGCTTGCCTAGGCTTCACGCACTTTCAGCCGGCCCAGCCCACGACCGTCGGTAAACGGGCCTGCTTGTGGGCGTATGACCTGGTGCAAGACCTCGTGGAAGTCGAACACCGGCTGGAGCAGCTACGGCTGCGGGGCGTGAAGGGCACGACAGGCACACAGGCCAGCTTTCTGGAGCTGTTCGGCGGCGATCACGCCAAAGTCCGCGAGCTCGAACGCCGTGTCGCCGCGAAGCTCGGTTTTGCCGACGCGTACCCCGTCACTGGCCAGACCTACTCGCGCAAGGTCGATACGCAGATCATCAACACGCTATCCGGCATCGCCCAAAGCGCGCACAAGGCTGCGACCGATTTGCGCTTGCTGCAGGGCCGCAAGGAGCTCGAGGAACCGTTCGAAAAGCACCAGATCGGCTCGTCGGCCATGGCTTACAAGCGCAACCCGATGCGCGCCGAGCGGATCTGTGCGTTGGCGCGGTTCGTGATGAGCCTCGATGCGAGCGCCGCGGCCACGGCTGCCACGCAATGGCTGGAACGCACCCTCGACGACAGCGCCAACCGGCGGCTGACGTTGCCGCAGGCCTTTCTGGGGATCGACGCGTTGCTGTTGCTGTATGCCAATGTGTCGGACGATTTGGTCGTGTACCCACGCGTGATCGCCCGAAACCTGGCGGCCGAGTTGCCCTTCATGGCCACGGAGAACGTGCTCATGGCGGCGGTTGCGCGGGGCGGCGACCGCCAGGATCTGCACGAGCGAATCCGCCAGCACAGCCTCGAAGCAGGCCGGGTGGTTAAGGAGCACGGCGGCGAAAACGATTTGATCGCGCGGCTGCAGGGCGATGCCGCCTTCGCCGGCATCGACTGGAATCAAGCGCTCGACCCGGCGCGCTTTGTCGGCCGCGCGCCGCAGCAGGTCGATGAGTTTATCGCCGAGGAAATCGCGCCGATCCGGAAGCGCTATGCCGACGATTTGGCCGCCGGCGAAGATGCGGAAATCCGCGTCTGA